The following coding sequences lie in one Oscillatoria salina IIICB1 genomic window:
- a CDS encoding secondary thiamine-phosphate synthase enzyme YjbQ, which translates to MNHYQEIIKVKTQGKSLQKITRQVEAVVAHSGVNSGLCTIFIRHTSASLLIQENADPDVLKDLATFFAKLVPEDPSRYIHNAEGPDDMPAHIRSALTHTSEQIPISHGRLTLGTWQGIYLWEHRQYSHQREIVVHVSGN; encoded by the coding sequence ATGAACCATTATCAAGAAATCATTAAAGTTAAAACTCAGGGTAAGTCTTTGCAGAAGATAACTCGTCAGGTAGAGGCAGTAGTCGCTCACTCAGGGGTAAATAGTGGTTTGTGTACAATTTTTATTCGCCATACTTCTGCTAGTTTATTAATTCAAGAAAATGCTGACCCTGACGTTCTTAAAGATTTAGCAACTTTTTTTGCTAAGTTGGTACCTGAAGATCCCAGCCGCTATATTCACAATGCTGAAGGACCGGACGATATGCCTGCTCATATTCGTTCTGCTCTCACTCACACTAGCGAACAAATACCTATTTCTCACGGTAGATTAACCCTAGGAACTTGGCAAGGAATTTACCTTTGGGAACACCGACAGTACTCTCATCAGCGCGAAATTGTGGTTCATGTGAGCGGTAATTAA
- a CDS encoding septal ring lytic transglycosylase RlpA family protein, translated as MNQKIWSSLTAALLTTAFGITLPGHTAPVQPGADPDLEEQSLLATKLPLEVVNSTPQSSSDVLVTEYQSRRIADENENSPTKVYTHQWQGYLAATVYVNQIPVITFIGSTPLRSEDRKLVEEVEIPQTLYSNEGNQEIASNSSAYKNVSQDDPVWRATSLAARINQLSKDNIDARTIVVSWEEQRNSFIIKVGEEELVAFDQKTMLPDTTSDRAEDARQATNRLRRLLGNAAPLREVIGLPQQQPQRKTPTRQVAINRAGSQRGMASWYGPGFHGRRSASGERFNQNAMTAAHRSLPFGTMVRVTNLNNGRTAVVRINDRGPFIRGRVIDLSAGAARAIGMLNSGVAPVQLEIIER; from the coding sequence ATGAATCAAAAAATTTGGAGTAGCCTGACGGCTGCCTTGCTAACAACCGCCTTTGGTATAACTTTACCCGGTCATACTGCACCAGTGCAGCCAGGAGCAGATCCAGATTTAGAGGAGCAGTCTTTACTAGCAACAAAGTTACCATTGGAAGTTGTTAACTCAACTCCTCAATCGAGCTCAGATGTGCTAGTTACCGAGTATCAATCCAGAAGAATAGCTGACGAAAACGAAAATTCACCAACCAAAGTTTATACCCATCAATGGCAGGGATACCTAGCAGCGACAGTTTACGTTAACCAAATTCCCGTCATCACGTTTATTGGTTCGACACCTCTACGAAGTGAAGATCGCAAACTGGTCGAAGAAGTTGAAATTCCCCAGACACTATATAGCAACGAAGGAAACCAGGAAATCGCGTCTAACTCTTCTGCTTATAAAAATGTTTCCCAAGACGATCCCGTCTGGCGAGCAACAAGTTTAGCCGCCCGTATTAATCAACTAAGCAAAGACAATATCGATGCTCGAACCATTGTGGTTAGTTGGGAAGAACAGCGCAACTCATTCATCATCAAAGTAGGAGAGGAAGAACTAGTTGCATTTGACCAAAAAACGATGTTACCAGATACCACTAGCGATCGCGCCGAAGATGCTCGACAAGCAACTAACCGACTGCGTCGTTTACTGGGAAATGCGGCACCATTACGAGAAGTAATTGGTTTACCCCAACAGCAACCCCAGCGCAAAACTCCAACACGGCAAGTAGCAATTAATCGAGCCGGATCTCAACGAGGAATGGCATCTTGGTACGGTCCAGGTTTCCACGGGCGTCGCAGCGCTAGCGGTGAAAGATTTAACCAAAATGCCATGACAGCAGCCCACCGTAGCTTACCTTTTGGGACGATGGTCCGAGTAACCAACCTGAATAACGGTCGGACGGCAGTTGTCCGAATCAACGATCGCGGTCCGTTCATCCGAGGTCGCGTGATTGATTTATCGGCTGGTGCGGCTAGAGCGATCGGAATGTTAAATTCTGGGGTAGCGCCCGTGCAATTAGAGATTATCGAACGCTAG